Proteins encoded together in one Corallococcus soli window:
- a CDS encoding CAP domain-containing protein translates to MPLPVLRRGLAVVLLAPLLGCVSSANPTRPAPPAAKKAAATAAARKVPASTQTPAPTEGPRKPVPSAADLKRDMVSAHNQARARASRPTPKPALPALTWSDEAMRKAESYAKECRFEHNPDRGSFGENLAAATPDTWTTEQVVKSWADESADYDYARGTCKPGKMCGHYTQVVWRNTKAVGCATRLCTKNSPFGRDVGTWQLWVCNYAPPGNWVGQKPY, encoded by the coding sequence ATGCCTCTTCCAGTGCTCCGTCGCGGGCTCGCCGTGGTGTTGCTGGCCCCGCTGCTCGGCTGTGTCTCCTCGGCGAACCCCACGCGTCCCGCGCCTCCCGCCGCGAAGAAGGCCGCGGCCACCGCCGCCGCGCGCAAGGTCCCGGCGTCCACGCAGACGCCGGCACCCACGGAGGGCCCCCGCAAGCCCGTGCCGTCCGCCGCCGACCTGAAGCGCGACATGGTGAGCGCGCACAACCAGGCGCGGGCCCGGGCCTCGCGTCCCACGCCGAAGCCCGCGCTGCCGGCGCTGACCTGGTCCGACGAGGCCATGCGCAAGGCGGAGTCCTACGCGAAGGAGTGCCGCTTCGAGCACAACCCGGACCGGGGCTCGTTCGGGGAGAACCTGGCCGCCGCGACGCCGGACACCTGGACCACGGAGCAGGTGGTGAAGAGCTGGGCGGACGAGTCCGCCGACTACGACTACGCGCGCGGCACCTGCAAGCCGGGGAAGATGTGCGGGCACTACACGCAGGTGGTGTGGCGCAACACGAAGGCGGTGGGCTGCGCGACGCGGCTGTGCACGAAGAACTCGCCCTTCGGCAGGGACGTGGGCACCTGGCAGCTCTGGGTGTGCAACTACGCGCCGCCGGGCAACTGGGTGGG
- a CDS encoding M3 family metallopeptidase yields the protein MAALAATGCSNGSITNNREAQARIAANASKPQLAPFKGSEPLAGTPDTFKALCKADLERAQAQVVALKKLDAKANGQAVLKAYDEAQTALINAANRSSLTPAVHPDPAMRDAARECEQQVEAANVALSQDRGVYDALSLVDLSKEDASTRHWVGRTLLDFRRAGVDRDEPTRQQVKALNEEILKLGQQFGRNIAEDVRKVAFTPKELDGLPEDYKKAHAPGADGKVVITSNYPDYFPFMTYAKNAKAREKLWRAYRQRAFPANQAVLGQLIEKRHALATLLGYANWAAFTTETRMTRTQQAAADFIDQLAQSSEARAKKEMAELLSRKKKDVRGATTVEPWDHDYYEDRVRAERFGYDSQAARPYLEYARVKDGVMGITSSLWGVTFQPVKELKTWHTDVEAYDVLEGGKPLGRIFLDMHPRDDKYKHAAQFDLITGEADKRLPEAVLVCNFPRPGDLMTHDEVETFFHEFGHLMHTVFSGQQKWTPISGISTERDFVETPSMLLQQWAQQPEVLKSFARHHETNEPMPVELVEKLRASKEFGQGLWARRQLFLSAVSLQYYSREPGFDTTAVLAEQQKKLSPFRHEYRDGTHFEAAFGHLDGYSAAYYTYLWSFVIAKDLESKFQETGYLDRDTAMKYRTTVLNPGGSKPAAEQVQDFLGRPYAFEAFRAYLDGTVKAPGTAKDSQ from the coding sequence ATGGCGGCGCTCGCCGCGACGGGTTGCTCCAACGGCAGCATCACGAACAACCGCGAGGCCCAGGCCCGCATCGCGGCCAATGCATCCAAGCCCCAGCTGGCGCCCTTCAAGGGTTCGGAGCCGCTGGCGGGCACGCCGGACACCTTCAAGGCCCTGTGCAAGGCGGACCTGGAGCGGGCCCAGGCGCAGGTGGTGGCGCTGAAGAAGCTGGATGCGAAGGCGAACGGGCAGGCGGTGCTCAAGGCCTATGACGAGGCGCAGACGGCGCTCATCAACGCCGCCAACCGCTCCAGCCTCACGCCCGCGGTCCACCCGGACCCCGCGATGCGCGACGCGGCCCGCGAGTGCGAGCAGCAGGTGGAGGCGGCCAACGTGGCGCTGTCCCAGGACCGCGGCGTCTATGACGCGCTGTCGCTGGTGGACCTGTCCAAGGAGGACGCGTCCACGCGCCACTGGGTGGGCCGCACGCTGCTGGACTTCCGCCGCGCGGGCGTGGACCGCGACGAGCCCACGCGTCAGCAGGTGAAGGCCCTCAACGAGGAGATCCTCAAGCTGGGCCAGCAGTTCGGCCGGAACATCGCGGAGGACGTCCGCAAGGTGGCCTTCACGCCCAAGGAGCTGGACGGGCTGCCGGAGGACTACAAGAAGGCGCACGCGCCGGGCGCGGACGGCAAGGTGGTCATCACCAGCAACTACCCGGACTACTTCCCGTTCATGACGTACGCGAAGAACGCCAAGGCGCGCGAGAAGCTGTGGCGCGCCTACCGGCAGCGCGCGTTCCCCGCCAACCAGGCGGTGCTCGGCCAGCTCATCGAGAAGCGCCACGCGCTGGCGACGCTGCTGGGGTACGCGAACTGGGCGGCCTTCACCACCGAGACGCGGATGACGCGCACGCAGCAGGCGGCGGCGGACTTCATCGACCAGCTGGCGCAGTCGTCGGAGGCCCGCGCGAAGAAGGAGATGGCGGAGCTGCTGTCGCGCAAGAAGAAGGACGTGCGGGGCGCCACCACGGTGGAGCCGTGGGACCACGACTACTACGAGGACCGGGTGCGCGCGGAGCGCTTCGGCTACGACTCGCAGGCGGCGCGTCCCTACCTGGAGTACGCCCGGGTGAAGGACGGCGTGATGGGCATCACCTCCAGCCTGTGGGGCGTGACGTTCCAGCCGGTGAAGGAGCTGAAGACGTGGCACACGGACGTGGAGGCCTACGACGTCCTGGAGGGCGGCAAGCCCCTGGGCCGCATCTTCCTGGACATGCACCCGCGCGACGACAAGTACAAGCACGCGGCGCAGTTCGACCTCATCACCGGTGAGGCCGACAAGCGGCTGCCGGAGGCCGTGCTGGTGTGCAACTTCCCGCGCCCCGGCGACCTGATGACGCACGACGAGGTGGAGACGTTCTTCCACGAGTTCGGCCACCTGATGCACACCGTCTTCTCCGGCCAGCAGAAGTGGACGCCCATCTCCGGCATCTCCACCGAGCGCGACTTCGTGGAGACGCCATCCATGCTGCTCCAGCAGTGGGCGCAGCAGCCGGAGGTGCTCAAGAGCTTCGCCAGGCACCATGAGACGAACGAGCCCATGCCCGTGGAGCTGGTGGAGAAGCTGCGCGCGTCGAAGGAGTTCGGCCAGGGCCTGTGGGCGCGCCGCCAGCTCTTCCTGTCCGCGGTCAGCCTCCAGTACTACTCGCGCGAGCCGGGCTTCGACACGACCGCCGTCCTCGCCGAGCAGCAGAAGAAGCTCAGCCCCTTCCGCCACGAGTACCGCGACGGCACCCACTTCGAGGCCGCCTTCGGGCACCTGGATGGGTACTCGGCCGCGTACTACACGTACCTGTGGTCGTTCGTCATCGCGAAGGACCTGGAGTCGAAGTTCCAGGAGACGGGCTACCTGGACCGGGACACGGCGATGAAGTACCGCACCACCGTGCTGAACCCGGGCGGCTCCAAGCCCGCCGCGGAGCAGGTGCAGGACTTCCTCGGCCGCCCCTACGCCTTCGAGGCCTTCCGCGCCTACCTGGATGGCACCGTGAAGGCGCCGGGTACCGCGAAGGACTCGCAGTAA
- a CDS encoding DUF1552 domain-containing protein, which yields MSRLPPLSRRTLLRGLGAMMALPLLEGMRPGVARGASQAPVPRRFVAFYTPCGIHMAKWTPSGEGPDWSLTPTLASLAPVKDDVLVLGGLDNLPGRPDGDGHHAAATSAFLSCVKARKTEGANIRTGISMDQVLANAVGKATRFPSLELGIDPGKGIGNCDSGYACPYANNIAWAGPSTPVPKETQPRAAFERLFADFDPNVTQAELAKRRAYGLSIIDAVRDDAKALQGRLGTTDRRKLDEYFTGVRELELRVNAMAGAGPTCGTAVAPARTEDVREKTKAMLDLIVLAFQCDLTRTCTFMLGNARSQRVYSFLGLSGEHHAYSHHQKAQANYDALAKIDKWEVEQYAYLLQRMKGVQEEGGTLLDHSAVYFSSEIADGNMHEHRNLPILLAGRAGGALAPGRHVRYGGQPLANLYVSLLNMFGVPASTFGDDGTGPLTGLAG from the coding sequence ATGAGCCGCCTGCCTCCCCTGTCCCGTCGGACCCTGCTGCGTGGACTGGGCGCGATGATGGCGCTGCCCCTGCTGGAGGGCATGCGCCCCGGCGTGGCCCGCGGTGCATCGCAGGCGCCGGTGCCGCGCCGCTTCGTGGCCTTCTACACGCCGTGCGGCATCCACATGGCAAAGTGGACCCCTTCGGGCGAGGGGCCGGACTGGTCCCTGACGCCCACGCTCGCGTCCCTGGCTCCGGTGAAGGACGACGTGCTGGTGCTGGGCGGGCTGGACAACCTGCCGGGCCGGCCGGACGGCGACGGCCACCACGCCGCCGCGACGTCCGCGTTCCTGAGCTGCGTGAAGGCCCGCAAGACGGAGGGCGCCAACATCCGCACCGGCATCTCCATGGACCAGGTGCTGGCGAACGCCGTGGGCAAGGCCACGCGCTTCCCGTCGCTGGAGCTGGGCATCGACCCGGGCAAGGGCATTGGCAACTGCGACTCCGGCTACGCGTGCCCGTACGCGAACAACATCGCGTGGGCGGGGCCGTCCACGCCGGTGCCCAAGGAGACGCAGCCGCGCGCCGCGTTCGAGCGGCTCTTCGCGGACTTCGACCCGAACGTCACCCAGGCGGAGCTGGCCAAGCGCCGGGCCTACGGCCTGAGCATCATCGACGCCGTGCGCGACGACGCGAAGGCGCTCCAGGGCCGGCTGGGCACCACCGACCGGCGCAAGCTGGACGAGTACTTCACCGGCGTGCGGGAGCTGGAGCTGCGCGTCAACGCGATGGCGGGCGCAGGCCCCACCTGCGGCACGGCCGTGGCCCCGGCGCGGACGGAGGACGTCCGCGAGAAGACGAAGGCGATGCTGGACCTCATCGTGCTCGCGTTCCAGTGCGACCTCACCCGCACGTGCACCTTCATGCTGGGCAACGCGCGCAGCCAGCGCGTGTATTCGTTCCTGGGCCTGTCCGGCGAGCACCACGCGTACTCGCACCACCAGAAGGCCCAGGCCAACTACGACGCGCTGGCGAAGATCGACAAGTGGGAGGTGGAGCAGTACGCGTACCTGCTCCAGCGCATGAAGGGCGTGCAGGAGGAGGGCGGGACGCTGCTGGACCACAGCGCCGTGTACTTCTCCAGTGAGATCGCCGACGGCAACATGCACGAGCACCGCAACCTGCCCATCCTCCTCGCGGGCCGCGCGGGCGGCGCGCTGGCGCCGGGCCGGCACGTGCGGTACGGGGGCCAGCCCCTGGCGAACCTCTACGTCTCCCTGCTGAACATGTTCGGCGTGCCCGCGAGCACCTTCGGTGACGACGGCACGGGGCCCCTCACCGGGCTGGCCGGGTAG
- a CDS encoding DUF1592 domain-containing protein has product MAVAVWLLVGCDSSVPRARVLPGPDAGGPVDPLDALCRSESRDPGRVTLHRLNRAEYDNTVRDLLGDTGQPSQDFPPDDHGFGFDNNADVLSMSPLLMEKYSHAAERLVEAAWAKGTLRTCVLDPATPEPCARDLLRSFARRAWRRPVSAQEVEGLVGFIALARQHGDGPEVGVKLALRSVLVSPHFLFRVELDPAPASPRTHPISDVELASRLSYFLWSSMPDEALLKVAERGRLRDPVVLETQVRRMLADPKARALVDNFAGQWLYTRALDFAQPEARYGFDEPLRQAMREETRLLFQEFITGDHRLKDLLDAPFTYVNDRLATHYGLPPPGTDAMTRVSLEGHPERAGLFGKGALLTVTANADRTSPVKRGVWVLEQLLCKGPPPPPPNAGGLAPTVDPTLNIKERMRQHRVDPTCSGCHTLMDPLGFGLENFDPVGRWRLKEEGGAAVDPSGELPGGKVFNGVVEMRAVVKQDPDLSRCMTRHLLSYALGRGAEPSDRCNVHDIAQQAESRGGRLVDYILAIVRSDAFQQRGGDTEGPKP; this is encoded by the coding sequence ATGGCGGTCGCGGTGTGGCTGCTCGTCGGCTGCGACAGCAGCGTGCCCAGGGCGCGGGTGCTGCCGGGTCCGGACGCCGGGGGCCCGGTGGATCCGCTGGACGCCCTGTGCCGCTCCGAGTCCCGGGACCCGGGCCGCGTCACCCTGCACCGCCTCAACCGCGCCGAGTACGACAACACCGTGCGCGACCTGCTGGGCGACACGGGCCAGCCCTCACAGGACTTCCCTCCGGACGACCACGGCTTCGGCTTCGACAACAACGCGGACGTGCTCAGCATGTCGCCGCTGCTGATGGAGAAGTACTCGCACGCGGCGGAGCGGCTGGTGGAGGCCGCGTGGGCGAAGGGCACGCTGCGCACCTGCGTCCTGGATCCCGCCACGCCGGAGCCCTGCGCGCGGGACCTGCTGCGGAGCTTCGCGCGGCGCGCCTGGCGGCGGCCGGTGTCCGCGCAGGAGGTGGAGGGGCTCGTCGGCTTCATCGCGCTGGCCCGTCAGCACGGTGACGGGCCGGAGGTGGGGGTGAAGCTGGCGCTGCGCTCGGTGCTGGTGTCCCCGCACTTCCTCTTCCGCGTGGAGCTGGACCCCGCGCCCGCGTCCCCCAGGACGCACCCCATCAGCGACGTGGAGCTGGCGAGCCGCCTGTCCTACTTCCTCTGGAGCAGCATGCCGGACGAAGCGCTGCTCAAGGTGGCGGAGAGAGGCCGCCTGCGCGACCCCGTGGTGCTGGAGACGCAGGTGCGGCGCATGCTGGCGGACCCCAAGGCCCGGGCGCTGGTGGACAACTTCGCCGGCCAGTGGCTCTACACGCGCGCGCTCGACTTCGCGCAGCCGGAGGCGCGCTACGGCTTCGACGAACCGCTGCGCCAGGCGATGCGGGAGGAGACGCGGCTGCTCTTCCAGGAGTTCATCACCGGCGACCACCGGCTCAAGGACCTGCTGGACGCGCCCTTCACCTACGTGAACGACCGGCTGGCCACGCACTATGGCCTGCCCCCGCCCGGCACCGACGCCATGACGCGCGTGAGCCTGGAGGGCCACCCGGAGCGCGCGGGCCTCTTCGGCAAGGGCGCGCTGCTCACCGTCACCGCCAACGCGGATCGCACCTCGCCGGTGAAGCGCGGGGTGTGGGTGCTGGAGCAGCTGCTGTGCAAGGGACCGCCGCCCCCGCCTCCCAACGCGGGCGGCCTGGCGCCGACGGTGGACCCCACGCTCAACATCAAGGAGCGCATGCGGCAGCACCGCGTGGACCCCACGTGTTCGGGGTGCCACACGCTGATGGATCCGCTGGGCTTCGGCCTGGAGAACTTCGACCCGGTGGGCCGCTGGCGCCTGAAGGAGGAGGGCGGCGCGGCGGTGGACCCCAGCGGCGAGCTGCCCGGGGGCAAGGTGTTCAACGGCGTGGTGGAGATGCGCGCCGTGGTGAAGCAGGACCCGGACCTGTCCCGGTGCATGACGCGCCACCTGCTGTCGTACGCGCTGGGCCGGGGCGCGGAGCCGTCCGACCGCTGCAACGTGCACGACATCGCCCAGCAGGCCGAGTCCCGGGGCGGCCGCCTGGTCGATTACATCCTCGCCATCGTCCGCAGCGACGCGTTCCAGCAGCGGGGGGGCGACACGGAAGGACCGAAGCCATGA